A region of Vigna radiata var. radiata cultivar VC1973A unplaced genomic scaffold, Vradiata_ver6 scaffold_70, whole genome shotgun sequence DNA encodes the following proteins:
- the LOC106779960 gene encoding OTU domain-containing protein DDB_G0284757 isoform X2, which yields MSEKLRNGSGSSSSSLNSISLETEDDQTIASILAEDENLKADNRLGRRLSHLDSIPHTPRVNGEIPDVNDATLDHERLSERLVTYGLAELQMEGDGNCQFRALADQLFRKSDYHKHVRRQVIKQLKHHKKLYEGYVPMEYKSYLKKMKKSGEWGDHVTLQAAADHFGAKVCLVTSFRDTCYVEILPNDKTPTRDVPPRVPKKKFWLF from the exons ATGAGCGAGAAGCTGAGGAATGGAAGTGGTAGTTCCAGCTCAAGTTTGAATAGCATATCTCTGGAAACAGAGGATGACCAAACAATCGCAAGCATATTGGCAGAGGACGAAAATCTGAAGGCAGACAACAGGCTTGGAAGGAGACTTTCACATTTAGATTCCATTCCA CACACTCCCCGCGTTAATGGAGAAATTCCTGATGTAAACGACGCAACATTAGACCACGAGAGGCTATCTGAAAG GTTAGTTACATATGGTTTGGCAGAACTACAAATGGAAGGTGATGGGAATTGTCAG TTTAGAGCATTAGCAGATCAGCTGTTCCGCAAGTCTGATTATCACAAGCATGTTAGGAGGCAGGTTATAAAGCAG CTAAAGCATCACAAAAAATTGTATGAAGGTTATGTACCAATGGAGTACAAAAGCTacttgaagaagatgaaaaa ATCAGGGGAGTGGGGAGATCATGTTACACTACAAGCAGCTGCAGACCAT tttggTGCCAAAGTTTGTTTAGTCACCTCTTTCAGAGACACTTGCTATGTTGAGATCCTTCCTAATGACAAAACTCCCACCAGAG ATGTTCCGCCTAGAGTACCAAAGAAAAAGTTTTGGCTCTTCTAG
- the LOC106779960 gene encoding OTU domain-containing protein DDB_G0284757 isoform X1 yields the protein MSEKLRNGSGSSSSSLNSISLETEDDQTIASILAEDENLKADNRLGRRLSHLDSIPHTPRVNGEIPDVNDATLDHERLSERLVTYGLAELQMEGDGNCQFRALADQLFRKSDYHKHVRRQVIKQLKHHKKLYEGYVPMEYKSYLKKMKKSGEWGDHVTLQAAADHFGAKVCLVTSFRDTCYVEILPNDKTPTRELWLSFWSEVHYNSLYATGDVPPRVPKKKFWLF from the exons ATGAGCGAGAAGCTGAGGAATGGAAGTGGTAGTTCCAGCTCAAGTTTGAATAGCATATCTCTGGAAACAGAGGATGACCAAACAATCGCAAGCATATTGGCAGAGGACGAAAATCTGAAGGCAGACAACAGGCTTGGAAGGAGACTTTCACATTTAGATTCCATTCCA CACACTCCCCGCGTTAATGGAGAAATTCCTGATGTAAACGACGCAACATTAGACCACGAGAGGCTATCTGAAAG GTTAGTTACATATGGTTTGGCAGAACTACAAATGGAAGGTGATGGGAATTGTCAG TTTAGAGCATTAGCAGATCAGCTGTTCCGCAAGTCTGATTATCACAAGCATGTTAGGAGGCAGGTTATAAAGCAG CTAAAGCATCACAAAAAATTGTATGAAGGTTATGTACCAATGGAGTACAAAAGCTacttgaagaagatgaaaaa ATCAGGGGAGTGGGGAGATCATGTTACACTACAAGCAGCTGCAGACCAT tttggTGCCAAAGTTTGTTTAGTCACCTCTTTCAGAGACACTTGCTATGTTGAGATCCTTCCTAATGACAAAACTCCCACCAGAG AGCTATGGCTAAGCTTTTGGAGTGAAGTGCACTATAACTCATTGTATGCTACTGGAG ATGTTCCGCCTAGAGTACCAAAGAAAAAGTTTTGGCTCTTCTAG